Proteins encoded by one window of Modestobacter marinus:
- a CDS encoding 2-oxoacid:acceptor oxidoreductase subunit alpha — MHPAVDPAIDAAAHSSAPGGLVKSVVELDRVVIRLAGDSGDGMQLTGGRFTSETASFGNDLSTLPNFPAEIRAPTGTLPGVSSFQLHFADHDIMTPGDAPDVLVVMNPAALKANLVDLPGGGLLIADSDEFTPRNLAKVGYASNPLEDGSLDKWQLVSVPLTSMTTDALADSGLGKKEAERSKNMFTLGLLSWMYHRPTEGTIRFLERQFRRKPQIAAANIAAFRAGFNYGETTEAFAVSYEVKPAPMAPGRYRHISGNQALSYGLVAAGQRSGLPVFLGAYPITPASDILHELSKHKSFGVRTFQAEDEIAGIGAALGASFGGALGVTTTSGPGVALKAETIGLAVMTELPLLIVDVQRGGPSTGLPTKTEQSDLLQALYGRNGEAPVPVIAPRSPGDCFDATLEAARIALTYRTPVILLSDGYLANGAEPWSIPATDELPDLRTEFATEPNGEDGEFLPYLRDPETLARPWAVPGTAGLQHRIGGLEKADKTGNISYDPANHDLMTRLRQAKVDGIAASIPATEVDDPDGDARVAVIGWGSTYGPIGAACRRIRASGRSIAQVHLRHLNPLPADLGEILARYDQVVCPEMNLGQLAMVLRAKYLVDVHSHTQVRGLPFRAAELAAVFQDVIDGTTGTATTLDTGSDTPAQTGAAL; from the coding sequence ATGCACCCCGCCGTGGACCCCGCCATCGACGCCGCTGCCCACAGCTCCGCCCCCGGCGGACTGGTGAAGAGCGTCGTCGAGCTCGACCGCGTCGTCATCCGGCTCGCCGGGGACTCCGGCGACGGGATGCAGCTCACCGGGGGGCGGTTCACCAGCGAGACGGCCAGCTTCGGCAACGACCTGTCGACGCTGCCGAACTTCCCCGCCGAGATCCGGGCGCCGACGGGCACCCTCCCCGGCGTCAGCAGCTTCCAGCTGCACTTCGCCGACCACGACATCATGACCCCGGGTGACGCGCCCGACGTGCTGGTCGTGATGAACCCGGCCGCGCTGAAGGCCAACCTCGTGGACCTCCCCGGCGGTGGCCTGCTGATCGCCGACTCCGACGAGTTCACCCCGCGGAACCTGGCCAAGGTCGGCTACGCCAGCAACCCGCTCGAGGACGGCTCGCTGGACAAGTGGCAGCTGGTGAGCGTGCCGCTGACCTCGATGACCACCGACGCGCTCGCGGACTCCGGCCTGGGCAAGAAGGAGGCCGAGCGCAGCAAGAACATGTTCACCCTCGGCCTGCTGTCCTGGATGTACCACCGGCCCACCGAGGGCACGATCCGCTTCCTGGAGCGGCAGTTCCGGCGCAAGCCGCAGATCGCCGCCGCCAACATCGCCGCCTTCCGGGCGGGCTTCAACTACGGCGAGACGACCGAGGCCTTCGCGGTCTCCTACGAGGTCAAGCCGGCCCCGATGGCCCCGGGCAGGTACCGGCACATCTCCGGCAACCAGGCGCTCTCCTACGGCCTGGTCGCCGCGGGCCAGCGCTCGGGGCTGCCGGTCTTCCTGGGCGCCTACCCGATCACCCCGGCCAGCGACATCCTGCACGAGCTGTCCAAGCACAAGTCCTTCGGCGTGCGCACCTTCCAGGCCGAGGACGAGATCGCCGGCATCGGCGCGGCGCTGGGCGCCTCCTTCGGCGGGGCGCTGGGCGTGACGACGACGTCCGGGCCGGGTGTGGCGCTCAAGGCCGAGACCATCGGCCTGGCCGTGATGACCGAGCTGCCGCTCCTCATCGTCGACGTGCAGCGCGGTGGCCCCTCCACCGGGTTGCCCACCAAGACCGAGCAGTCGGACCTGCTGCAGGCCCTCTACGGCCGCAACGGCGAGGCCCCGGTGCCCGTCATCGCGCCGCGCTCCCCCGGCGACTGCTTCGACGCCACGCTGGAGGCGGCGCGGATCGCGCTGACCTACCGGACGCCGGTCATCCTGCTGTCCGACGGCTACCTGGCCAACGGCGCCGAGCCGTGGTCGATCCCGGCCACCGACGAGCTCCCCGACCTGCGCACGGAGTTCGCCACCGAGCCCAACGGCGAGGACGGCGAGTTCCTCCCCTACCTGCGTGACCCGGAGACCCTGGCCCGGCCGTGGGCGGTGCCCGGGACGGCGGGACTGCAGCACCGGATCGGCGGGCTGGAGAAGGCCGACAAGACCGGCAACATCTCCTACGACCCGGCCAACCACGACCTGATGACCCGCCTCCGGCAGGCCAAGGTCGACGGCATCGCCGCCTCCATCCCGGCCACCGAGGTCGACGACCCGGACGGCGACGCCCGGGTCGCGGTCATCGGCTGGGGCTCCACGTACGGGCCGATCGGCGCCGCCTGCCGGCGGATCCGCGCCTCGGGCCGCTCGATCGCCCAGGTGCACCTGCGCCACCTCAACCCGCTGCCGGCCGACCTGGGCGAGATCCTCGCCCGCTACGACCAGGTGGTCTGCCCCGAGATGAACCTCGGCCAGCTGGCCATGGTCCTGCGGGCCAAGTACCTGGTCGACGTGCACAGCCACACCCAGGTGCGCGGGCTGCCGTTCCGCGCCGCGGAGCTGGCGGCCGTGTTCCAGGACGTCATCGACGGGACCACCGGGACGGCGACCACCCTCGACACCGGCTCCGACACCCCTGCACAGACGGGAGCGGCCCTGTGA